The following proteins come from a genomic window of Synechococcus sp. BIOS-E4-1:
- a CDS encoding C40 family peptidase has protein sequence MPTLGTPIAPDLISPGSCWKLLNGQNGYARPTEKGLATQAAAGRGFKVAAPLRPEDHGRLHVVLLEDGYPCWLSMDALAGQAVACETWQPCLLSSSDISSRLHAVLEWLKAAAERDNTYLWGGTIGPDLDCSGLVQTAFANAGIWLPRDAYQQERFCQPVAVQPDNIDELRAGDLIFFGTPERCTHVGIHLGEGRYMHSSGIEHGRNGIGIDSLNPQDLHPVASHYRAELRGAGRVMRCHDGSTLP, from the coding sequence ATGCCGACCCTAGGCACACCGATAGCTCCGGACCTGATCAGCCCAGGGAGCTGCTGGAAACTGCTTAATGGACAGAACGGTTACGCCAGGCCCACGGAGAAGGGACTCGCCACCCAGGCCGCTGCCGGGCGAGGCTTCAAGGTCGCCGCACCCTTGCGTCCCGAAGATCACGGGCGTCTGCACGTTGTGCTTCTCGAGGATGGCTATCCCTGCTGGCTGTCCATGGATGCTCTGGCCGGTCAGGCTGTGGCCTGTGAAACCTGGCAACCCTGTCTGCTCTCAAGCTCAGACATCAGCAGCCGGCTGCATGCGGTTCTGGAGTGGCTGAAAGCGGCCGCCGAGCGCGACAACACCTACCTGTGGGGAGGCACCATCGGGCCCGATCTTGACTGTTCCGGCCTTGTGCAGACAGCCTTTGCCAACGCTGGGATCTGGCTGCCCAGAGATGCTTATCAGCAGGAACGGTTCTGCCAGCCTGTAGCGGTGCAGCCGGACAACATCGACGAATTGCGCGCCGGCGATCTGATCTTCTTCGGCACCCCTGAGCGCTGCACCCATGTCGGCATCCATCTGGGAGAGGGGCGCTACATGCACAGCTCGGGGATTGAACACGGCCGCAATGGAATCGGCATCGACAGCCTGAATCCCCAGGATCTCCATCCTGTGGCCAGTCACTACAGAGCTGAACTGCGAGGTGCCGGCAGGGTGATGCGCTGCCATGACGGCAGCACCCTGCCCTGA
- a CDS encoding HEAT repeat domain-containing protein, producing the protein MNQLLAGGAALVLVVVLWGLGRRPGKTLLRSTDATSVAAINRAQLGLVQASLPQKDDENQTGSLADALDSAPFAPPVSIAERISLERRLRETMDQGNPDQRLEAVRVAGQWGHRSVLPLLRRGLRDADSLVVEAAASAIERHRGATRPSPVQLARPPRNIARMR; encoded by the coding sequence ATGAATCAGCTGCTTGCAGGCGGTGCCGCCCTTGTCCTAGTGGTCGTGCTCTGGGGTCTTGGCCGTCGACCTGGAAAAACGTTGTTGCGCAGCACTGATGCGACATCTGTGGCAGCCATCAACAGAGCTCAGCTGGGGCTGGTGCAGGCTTCATTGCCGCAGAAAGATGATGAGAATCAGACAGGGTCTCTTGCCGACGCCTTGGATTCGGCCCCGTTTGCGCCTCCGGTCAGCATCGCCGAGCGGATTTCGCTTGAGCGCCGGTTACGCGAGACGATGGATCAAGGCAACCCAGACCAGAGACTTGAGGCCGTGAGGGTGGCCGGTCAATGGGGGCATCGGTCCGTTCTGCCGCTTCTGAGGCGCGGACTGCGTGACGCTGACAGTCTGGTTGTCGAGGCCGCTGCATCAGCAATCGAGCGACACCGTGGAGCAACCCGACCGTCTCCGGTTCAGCTGGCCCGTCCCCCTCGCAACATTGCCCGGATGCGATAG
- a CDS encoding glycosyltransferase family 2 protein, translating into MTAGLDLSVVVPLYNEEESLPELVDQLLNALRPTGERFELVLVNDGSTDDTASVLESISGQVPELVGVLLRKNYGQTAAMAAGFDVAEGQVIVSLDGDLQNDPADIPLLLHKLREGYDLVSGWRFDRQDAELQRKLPSRLANRLIGNVTGVRLHDYGCSLKAYDRDVLSDMRLYGELHRFLPALAFIEGARITEVKVNHRARQYGTSKYGIDRTFRVLMDLLTVWFMKRFLTRPMYVFGFGGLVAIATSLVASAYLLVIKLKGEDIGNRPLLTMAVVLGLAGIQLFCFGLLGELLIRTYHESQGRPIYRIRAMLRGGRAS; encoded by the coding sequence ATGACGGCTGGGCTGGACCTTTCGGTTGTGGTGCCGCTGTACAACGAAGAGGAAAGCCTGCCTGAGCTGGTGGACCAGCTGCTCAACGCGCTGCGACCCACAGGAGAGCGGTTTGAGCTGGTGCTGGTCAATGACGGTTCAACGGACGACACCGCATCAGTGCTGGAGAGCATCAGCGGACAAGTGCCTGAGCTGGTGGGTGTTCTGCTGCGCAAGAACTACGGTCAGACCGCTGCCATGGCGGCAGGTTTCGATGTGGCCGAAGGGCAGGTGATCGTGAGCCTAGATGGTGATTTGCAGAACGATCCCGCCGACATCCCCCTGCTGCTCCACAAGTTGCGCGAGGGTTATGACCTGGTGAGCGGTTGGCGTTTTGATCGCCAGGATGCCGAGCTGCAAAGAAAGCTTCCCTCCAGGCTGGCCAACCGCCTGATCGGGAACGTCACCGGAGTTCGTCTGCATGACTACGGCTGTTCTCTCAAGGCCTATGACCGCGATGTGCTTTCCGACATGCGCTTATACGGCGAACTGCATCGCTTTCTGCCTGCGCTGGCCTTCATCGAAGGAGCACGCATCACCGAAGTGAAGGTGAATCACCGTGCGCGTCAGTACGGAACCAGCAAATACGGCATTGATCGCACCTTTCGAGTGCTGATGGACCTGCTCACGGTGTGGTTCATGAAACGCTTCCTGACCCGGCCGATGTATGTGTTTGGGTTTGGCGGCCTCGTCGCCATCGCAACAAGCCTGGTGGCAAGCGCCTACTTGCTGGTGATCAAGCTGAAAGGAGAAGACATCGGTAACAGGCCACTGCTCACCATGGCGGTCGTGCTCGGCCTGGCCGGGATCCAGCTGTTCTGTTTCGGACTGTTGGGAGAACTGCTGATCAGGACCTATCACGAGAGCCAGGGGCGCCCGATCTATCGCATCCGGGCAATGTTGCGAGGGGGACGGGCCAGCTGA
- a CDS encoding serine hydrolase, with protein sequence MAFYRPEPAMQQRLIDLIDQLAADGRPGLHDQVAVSWVRYDTTSPTNGSGSGAAWADQKLLYPASVVKLLYAVAAEHWLQRDLIPDSEELRRALLDMLADSSNDATGLIVDLLTGTTSGPPLRSPAWERWQQQRRLVNDWFHGFGWPELERVNCCQKTWGDGPYGRERVFYGEDNNNRNALSTAAVARVLEAVMTDGLLSPPACQRLRTRLARSLSKSDRLDNPENQVDGFLGEGLPEGSQLWSKAGWMSQARHDAAWWCIDGQAPCLLVVFSEGQERADDEHLLPRIATELAAYGAD encoded by the coding sequence ATGGCGTTCTACCGTCCCGAGCCGGCGATGCAGCAACGTCTGATCGACCTGATCGATCAGCTTGCAGCGGATGGCCGTCCTGGCCTGCATGATCAGGTCGCGGTGAGCTGGGTGCGTTACGACACCACTTCGCCGACCAACGGCAGCGGTAGCGGTGCTGCCTGGGCTGACCAGAAGCTGCTGTATCCCGCCAGCGTGGTGAAGCTGTTGTATGCCGTGGCGGCCGAGCACTGGTTGCAGCGGGATCTGATCCCAGACAGCGAAGAACTTCGTCGAGCGCTCCTCGACATGCTGGCTGACTCCAGCAACGACGCCACGGGTTTGATCGTGGATCTGCTCACCGGCACCACCAGTGGTCCGCCGTTGCGCTCCCCTGCATGGGAGCGGTGGCAGCAGCAACGCCGCCTGGTGAATGACTGGTTTCATGGTTTCGGCTGGCCTGAGCTGGAGCGCGTCAATTGCTGCCAGAAAACCTGGGGCGATGGTCCCTATGGACGCGAGCGCGTGTTCTACGGGGAAGACAACAACAATCGCAATGCTCTCAGCACGGCCGCTGTCGCCAGAGTTCTCGAGGCGGTCATGACCGATGGCCTGCTTTCACCACCGGCCTGTCAGAGACTTCGAACCCGGTTGGCTCGCTCACTCAGCAAGTCAGACAGACTGGATAATCCGGAGAATCAAGTGGATGGCTTCCTCGGTGAGGGTTTGCCGGAAGGCAGTCAGCTCTGGAGTAAAGCCGGGTGGATGAGTCAGGCCCGCCATGACGCAGCGTGGTGGTGCATCGATGGGCAGGCGCCTTGTCTGCTGGTGGTCTTCAGCGAAGGCCAGGAACGTGCTGATGATGAACATCTGCTGCCGCGGATAGCGACGGAACTCGCGGCCTATGGAGCCGATTAA